One genomic region from Rhodopirellula bahusiensis encodes:
- a CDS encoding ABC transporter permease, translated as MLLPWEYGVRNLARRPVRTALTLVALATVVMLVFVVVGFIRGLERSLAISGDEDVVLVYSVNSEENIENSSIAARTPSLLAASLDGTMKRFGVNHVSPELYLGTRVATESGPSGLGLVRGVETSAPLVRRSVQLVEGTWPADGEVMVGRLVATKLGREPNELELGRQLEFEGRKWTISGRFAAGGSAYESEIWCPLGDFKTATKRQDLSLVAIRLQPGRSPAEVQLFCKERLDLELRAIRETDYYASLQQHYKPVRVLAWFVVVLVSGAGVFAGLNMMYGSVAGRIREIATLQAIGYRRFAILLSVVQEGVLLAAAGSLLSGVVALLLLNGMAVRFTMGAFTLRIDSVAILIGCGVGILLGVLGSLPPALKALREEVATGLKAV; from the coding sequence ATGCTGTTGCCTTGGGAATACGGCGTCCGCAACCTGGCCCGGCGTCCGGTCCGCACCGCGTTGACTTTGGTGGCATTGGCCACCGTGGTGATGTTGGTGTTTGTGGTCGTTGGATTCATTCGCGGCTTGGAACGGTCGCTCGCGATCAGCGGGGATGAAGACGTGGTGTTGGTGTATTCGGTGAACTCGGAAGAGAACATCGAGAACTCCTCGATTGCCGCTCGGACCCCTTCGTTGTTGGCGGCCAGCCTCGATGGCACGATGAAACGTTTCGGCGTCAACCATGTCTCACCGGAGCTGTATCTGGGCACACGCGTCGCCACTGAATCGGGACCTAGTGGACTCGGTTTGGTACGAGGCGTTGAAACGTCGGCACCGTTGGTACGCCGTTCCGTTCAGTTGGTTGAGGGAACGTGGCCGGCGGACGGCGAAGTGATGGTTGGCCGCTTGGTCGCCACGAAGCTTGGGCGCGAACCGAATGAATTGGAGCTTGGCAGGCAACTCGAATTCGAGGGACGCAAGTGGACAATCAGTGGCCGGTTCGCTGCCGGCGGGTCGGCCTACGAATCTGAAATCTGGTGCCCCTTGGGTGACTTTAAAACCGCGACCAAACGACAAGACTTGAGTCTGGTCGCGATTCGATTGCAGCCCGGTCGTTCACCCGCGGAGGTTCAGTTGTTTTGCAAAGAACGATTGGACTTGGAACTGCGAGCGATTCGCGAAACGGATTACTACGCCTCGCTGCAACAACATTACAAACCCGTTCGAGTGTTGGCGTGGTTTGTGGTGGTGCTGGTTTCCGGCGCGGGTGTGTTTGCCGGATTGAACATGATGTACGGATCCGTTGCCGGACGGATTCGAGAGATCGCAACGTTGCAAGCGATCGGATATCGAAGGTTTGCGATTTTGCTGAGCGTGGTCCAGGAGGGCGTCTTGTTGGCGGCCGCTGGATCGTTGTTGTCCGGGGTGGTGGCGTTGCTGCTGCTCAACGGCATGGCGGTTCGATTCACGATGGGAGCTTTCACATTGCGGATCGACAGCGTTGCAATTTTGATCGGTTGCGGCGTGGGAATTTTGTTGGGTGTCCTTGGCTCGTTGCCACCGGCACTGAAAGCGTTGCGAGAAGAAGTCGCAACGGGACTGAAAGCTGTTTGA
- a CDS encoding glycosyltransferase family protein, with protein MIDRQPHVGFYVHYHGMGHKHRTEAILRQLQVPASVVTSRIHDLDWNGPTLANVVGIECDNDDVPVRGMQHAQDVSALHYAPLWTDSITKRVAQYTRWLDETRPDVMVVDVSAEISMLTRLASIPQIVMRQHGRRDDPAHLAAYEAAHSLLAPFPESMEDDITPDFVRDKTVYLDGFCREQTIETSNQSQRNKSKRERPMIVVMFGRGGTGDVHQHLREAATSVPHADWVVLGKDDDSNFGRTPANLFFAGWQDRPDNWIADASVVVTSAGHNSVMELGHARCRVIAIAEDRPFEEQIRKAMILDRERLAIGLTEWPVSSEWRTLIERAMNLNPSRWDVVFEGGGARQAADHISQVAQWSHEARMSAELVTL; from the coding sequence GTGATCGATCGCCAACCTCATGTGGGCTTCTATGTCCACTATCACGGAATGGGCCACAAGCATCGGACCGAAGCCATCCTTCGACAATTGCAAGTGCCCGCATCGGTTGTGACCAGCCGGATTCATGACCTCGATTGGAACGGCCCGACGCTTGCGAACGTTGTCGGAATCGAATGCGACAATGACGACGTTCCAGTGCGTGGAATGCAGCACGCACAAGACGTCTCCGCTCTGCACTACGCACCGCTATGGACCGATTCAATCACGAAGCGAGTTGCCCAGTACACACGTTGGTTGGATGAAACTCGCCCCGACGTGATGGTGGTCGATGTCTCCGCAGAGATCTCAATGCTCACGCGGTTGGCATCGATTCCTCAGATCGTGATGCGTCAACATGGACGTCGCGACGACCCAGCTCACTTGGCCGCTTACGAAGCCGCCCATTCACTGCTGGCTCCATTTCCGGAATCAATGGAAGATGACATCACACCCGACTTTGTGCGAGACAAAACGGTCTACCTGGATGGGTTTTGCCGCGAGCAAACAATCGAAACTTCGAACCAATCGCAACGAAACAAGTCGAAACGCGAGCGGCCAATGATTGTCGTGATGTTTGGTCGAGGAGGCACGGGCGACGTTCACCAACACTTGCGAGAGGCGGCGACTTCGGTTCCGCACGCTGACTGGGTCGTTCTCGGAAAGGACGATGATTCGAACTTCGGACGGACACCTGCAAACTTGTTCTTCGCCGGATGGCAAGATCGGCCCGACAATTGGATCGCTGACGCCAGTGTCGTGGTCACTTCCGCCGGTCACAATAGCGTGATGGAACTCGGGCATGCTCGATGTCGAGTCATCGCGATCGCGGAAGATCGTCCCTTTGAAGAACAAATTCGCAAAGCGATGATTCTCGATCGAGAACGCCTGGCAATTGGGCTTACTGAATGGCCGGTATCCTCCGAGTGGCGAACGCTCATTGAACGGGCAATGAACTTGAATCCGTCGCGCTGGGACGTTGTTTTTGAAGGAGGCGGTGCCCGTCAGGCGGCCGACCACATCTCCCAAGTCGCTCAGTGGTCCCACGAAGCACGAATGTCAGCGGAGTTGGTCACACTATGA
- a CDS encoding MATE family efflux transporter encodes MSESPRRIETDAYGYRAMVAVAIPLAATVGCFSITLFTDRTLLMWYGPTSSAASMAAGNLYWAIACIPVTAMGFITPLAAMAMGKKLGRGAVALRVWSLLWQCLWFTLACVPAFALIGWMSPDLFEAFGHDIELAQQEARYFQTLLLVAPASMLEAGLTAFFVGRRVTRPILQTNIASSVLNVGLDYWFIFGGLGLPAMGVFGAALATTIAMWFKVAVFAMMLMRLNSFGRHVGAAWRPSRRVMNEIIVPGSAIGLQQLIRSGLFSFVLLVIGAASVTGLAATSAALTMYQLLSIPAIGLGTAVTVVTGQALASKGIGLASETIRRGIALGLVVAMTLAIALAAFPESLLQIPLGGISEQEREEIQPLAIRLMRFVAVYALVDVASLILAASAKGIGKSFVILVATAIPGFLVVVGGWLLAPDGWLRAGSIAGEDQIVLHWWSALVLWSAAQAFVLAGSLFWSTKQSSEAALA; translated from the coding sequence ATGTCCGAATCGCCCCGTCGTATCGAAACCGACGCGTACGGATATCGTGCGATGGTGGCGGTTGCGATTCCGCTGGCGGCCACCGTAGGTTGTTTCTCGATCACGCTCTTCACCGATCGAACGCTTTTGATGTGGTACGGGCCGACTTCGTCAGCAGCTTCGATGGCAGCCGGCAACTTGTATTGGGCGATCGCTTGCATTCCCGTCACCGCAATGGGCTTTATTACCCCGCTCGCAGCGATGGCGATGGGGAAGAAGCTCGGTCGGGGAGCGGTTGCGCTTCGGGTTTGGTCGCTGCTCTGGCAATGTTTGTGGTTCACACTGGCTTGCGTTCCAGCGTTCGCATTGATCGGTTGGATGAGCCCCGATTTGTTCGAAGCGTTTGGACACGACATTGAACTGGCGCAACAGGAGGCTCGCTACTTTCAAACGTTGTTGTTGGTCGCGCCTGCATCCATGTTGGAAGCCGGCCTGACCGCGTTCTTCGTAGGAAGACGAGTGACCCGGCCGATCTTGCAAACCAACATCGCTTCGTCGGTGCTGAATGTCGGATTGGACTATTGGTTCATTTTCGGCGGGTTGGGCTTGCCCGCGATGGGTGTCTTTGGAGCTGCTCTCGCAACGACCATTGCGATGTGGTTCAAAGTCGCTGTGTTCGCGATGATGTTGATGCGTTTGAATTCGTTCGGACGCCACGTTGGTGCCGCATGGCGACCGAGTCGTCGTGTCATGAACGAGATCATCGTGCCGGGATCCGCGATTGGATTGCAGCAATTGATTCGGTCAGGCTTGTTCAGCTTCGTGTTGTTGGTCATTGGTGCGGCATCGGTCACTGGTTTGGCGGCGACCTCCGCCGCGCTCACCATGTATCAGTTGCTGTCCATCCCCGCGATTGGCTTGGGCACCGCGGTTACGGTTGTTACCGGGCAAGCACTGGCATCCAAAGGAATTGGGTTGGCATCGGAAACCATCCGTCGAGGGATTGCGTTGGGCTTGGTCGTGGCAATGACACTGGCGATTGCACTCGCCGCATTCCCTGAGTCGCTGTTGCAAATTCCGTTGGGCGGGATCAGCGAGCAAGAGAGAGAAGAAATCCAACCGCTTGCGATTCGCTTGATGCGGTTTGTGGCCGTCTATGCTTTGGTGGACGTTGCCAGCCTGATACTGGCGGCCTCAGCGAAAGGGATCGGCAAGTCGTTTGTGATTCTGGTTGCGACGGCAATTCCTGGTTTCTTGGTGGTTGTCGGTGGATGGTTGCTCGCGCCTGATGGATGGCTTCGGGCTGGATCGATCGCGGGGGAAGACCAGATCGTGCTTCATTGGTGGTCCGCGTTGGTGCTTTGGTCGGCGGCTCAGGCTTTCGTTTTGGCGGGCAGTCTTTTCTGGTCAACGAAGCAGTCTTCGGAAGCGGCATTGGCCTGA
- a CDS encoding HlyD family secretion protein, giving the protein MADAPLDLGQLAIDRSPTQSTPSPASRRRRWISRYVFPIGILVGFAALLAVAAGRHWMPRQSVTVIPVIAKRAEVVHAGQTLFQSPGWIEPRPTAISVAALAPGVIESLLVVEGQPVKRGEPVARLISIDAELNVQQAKNTVAIRQGELQRAEAELNAALVRFENPVHLEVQLADAQSMLARAETELAKLPFLIEAAQASVEYARNNMQGKRSAEGAISGRIVARAESDHAAESAKLQELQRRQPNLQREVDALKTKVRALEKQLNLLVEETRQVEEAKAKVASSKALWEEAKLQRKQAELALERNIVKAPMDGRILRLIASPGTRVSGMASSTGHSASTVVEMYDPERLQVRADVRLEDVPMVRRGQPVEIETASSSLVIQGRVLQATSAANVQKNTLEVKVELIDPPPTVSPEMLVTATFLSPATESNVNAAKDKQRLFVPEALVQTGESGSFVWCVTEDEMARQTPVVVGGSGGDGLVAIESGLNVTDKLIANVPSDLKPGDSVLVEREDTTMGMN; this is encoded by the coding sequence ATGGCTGACGCTCCGCTGGATCTCGGTCAACTGGCCATCGACCGCTCGCCAACACAAAGCACTCCATCGCCGGCGTCTCGTCGTCGACGATGGATCAGTCGCTATGTGTTTCCGATTGGAATCCTGGTCGGCTTTGCGGCATTGCTCGCGGTCGCGGCCGGTCGTCACTGGATGCCACGGCAAAGTGTCACCGTGATCCCAGTGATCGCGAAACGTGCTGAGGTCGTTCATGCGGGGCAAACGTTGTTTCAATCACCCGGTTGGATCGAACCGCGACCGACTGCGATCAGCGTCGCGGCATTGGCCCCCGGTGTGATTGAATCGTTGTTGGTGGTCGAAGGACAACCGGTGAAACGTGGCGAACCGGTCGCGCGGTTGATCTCGATCGACGCGGAACTGAACGTCCAGCAGGCAAAGAACACCGTTGCGATCCGGCAGGGTGAACTGCAACGCGCCGAGGCGGAATTGAACGCTGCGTTGGTTCGGTTTGAAAACCCCGTGCACTTGGAAGTTCAGCTCGCCGACGCGCAGAGCATGTTGGCGAGGGCGGAAACGGAACTCGCGAAACTGCCGTTTTTGATCGAGGCCGCCCAGGCGAGCGTCGAGTACGCGCGGAACAACATGCAAGGCAAACGATCTGCTGAAGGCGCGATCTCAGGACGCATCGTTGCTCGTGCGGAAAGCGACCACGCGGCTGAATCGGCCAAGTTGCAAGAGCTGCAGCGTCGCCAACCGAATCTGCAACGCGAGGTCGATGCGTTGAAAACGAAAGTCCGAGCGTTGGAGAAGCAACTGAATTTGTTAGTCGAGGAAACACGACAAGTCGAAGAAGCCAAAGCCAAGGTCGCCTCATCGAAAGCACTATGGGAGGAGGCGAAGCTGCAACGGAAGCAAGCGGAATTGGCTTTGGAACGCAATATCGTCAAGGCTCCCATGGATGGTCGTATCCTGCGTTTGATCGCTTCGCCGGGAACCCGAGTCTCGGGCATGGCGTCCTCGACGGGGCACAGCGCCAGCACAGTCGTCGAGATGTACGATCCCGAACGTCTGCAAGTCCGCGCGGACGTGCGGCTGGAAGATGTGCCAATGGTTCGCCGAGGCCAGCCAGTGGAGATCGAAACCGCGTCGTCGTCATTGGTCATCCAAGGACGGGTTCTGCAAGCCACCAGTGCCGCGAACGTTCAAAAGAACACCTTGGAAGTGAAGGTGGAACTGATTGATCCTCCTCCCACGGTCAGCCCTGAGATGTTGGTCACGGCCACCTTCCTGTCACCTGCGACCGAGTCCAATGTCAACGCGGCAAAAGACAAACAACGCTTGTTTGTTCCGGAGGCATTGGTTCAAACCGGCGAGTCGGGGTCGTTTGTTTGGTGTGTCACGGAAGATGAGATGGCAAGGCAAACTCCCGTGGTGGTTGGTGGCTCAGGGGGCGATGGCTTGGTGGCAATTGAATCGGGACTCAACGTCACTGACAAATTGATCGCCAACGTTCCTTCGGATTTGAAACCTGGCGATTCCGTTTTGGTCGAACGTGAAGACACAACGATGGGGATGAACTGA
- a CDS encoding ABC transporter permease — MFRYVLKTLWRHRTRTLLTVTGAAVAMFVFCFVGSVQEGLHRLTTGSDADRNLIVFQENRFCPTSSRLPEDYERVIAEIPGVRDVMPIQVWTNNCRASLDIVVFNGADPKQIQQTRPLKLTSGDWQQFQSTRDAAIVGRNVAQRRGLKVGDQFTIGEISVRVAGVFESNVPSEENLIYTSLQFLQYTRGLDAAGLVTQHEVLLTDDADPDRVAAAIDQKLRAGAVATKTRRKGAFQASTLSDLVDLIGFAHWLGYACVALVLSLVATTTVMSVQDRIKEYAVLQTVGVRPLRAMRLVLAESTILCVVGGVAGTLLALAALGFGGFAIGAEGATIAFRPSLGLAATGTIVSLFVGMLAGLIPAIQAATVPIVNALRQA; from the coding sequence ATGTTTCGTTATGTATTGAAAACGCTTTGGCGACACCGCACGCGGACGCTGCTCACCGTCACCGGTGCCGCGGTGGCGATGTTCGTCTTTTGCTTCGTGGGTTCCGTTCAGGAAGGCCTGCATCGACTAACGACGGGTTCTGACGCGGATCGCAATTTGATCGTGTTCCAAGAGAACCGGTTCTGTCCAACGAGCAGTCGTTTGCCGGAGGACTATGAACGAGTGATCGCGGAAATCCCGGGTGTGCGCGACGTGATGCCCATTCAGGTGTGGACGAACAACTGCCGAGCCAGTCTCGACATTGTGGTTTTCAATGGAGCTGACCCGAAACAAATTCAGCAAACCCGTCCATTGAAATTGACGAGCGGGGATTGGCAGCAGTTCCAGTCAACTCGCGATGCCGCGATTGTCGGCCGCAATGTGGCTCAGCGCCGTGGACTGAAAGTCGGCGATCAATTCACGATCGGCGAAATCTCGGTTCGCGTCGCGGGAGTTTTTGAGTCCAACGTGCCATCGGAAGAGAACTTGATCTACACCAGTCTGCAATTCCTTCAATACACCCGAGGTTTGGATGCGGCCGGTTTGGTGACTCAGCACGAAGTCCTTCTCACCGATGACGCAGACCCCGATCGTGTGGCCGCCGCGATCGATCAAAAACTGCGGGCTGGTGCGGTCGCCACCAAGACGCGTCGAAAGGGCGCCTTTCAAGCCAGCACACTATCGGACTTGGTGGACTTGATTGGGTTCGCTCATTGGTTGGGCTACGCCTGCGTGGCGCTCGTGTTGTCGTTGGTTGCGACGACCACGGTGATGAGCGTCCAAGACCGCATCAAGGAATACGCTGTTCTACAAACCGTTGGCGTGCGTCCGCTCCGAGCAATGCGACTGGTTTTGGCCGAGAGCACGATCTTGTGCGTGGTGGGCGGAGTGGCTGGAACCCTGCTTGCTCTCGCCGCTCTCGGCTTCGGAGGATTCGCGATCGGAGCCGAGGGTGCAACGATCGCGTTTCGACCATCACTGGGGCTGGCCGCTACCGGAACCATCGTATCCTTGTTTGTCGGAATGCTCGCGGGACTGATCCCCGCCATCCAGGCAGCAACCGTCCCAATCGTCAACGCCTTGCGACAAGCATGA
- a CDS encoding ATP-grasp domain-containing protein, translated as MTRATWVLESDVFPDSHSPLRAAVRDAGHRLVDWNDAWWSDGLPPDLAGDHTYFHGSLGNAARIHDELDWSPGSFCNTASFCCSAWYESARDWLLHTDWRLMPANDFVASAADVAAAIGCADRIFVRPDSPLKPFSGRILDVASVTLKALDHGFYFDDDSLPIVAAPIRNVGREWRFVVVRRSVVAGSAYDAPTRSAVADQPQSDVWTFAQTVANAIPAPADAYVLDVCECDGELRLLELNPFGGADLYACDAVSIVRAVTGDLSNG; from the coding sequence ATGACTCGTGCAACGTGGGTGCTTGAATCTGACGTTTTTCCTGATTCACACTCGCCACTTCGTGCGGCCGTCCGTGATGCGGGGCATCGTCTCGTCGATTGGAACGATGCTTGGTGGTCCGACGGGCTGCCGCCCGATCTTGCCGGAGATCACACGTATTTCCATGGTTCGCTTGGCAACGCCGCTCGTATCCACGACGAACTCGATTGGTCGCCGGGATCATTCTGCAACACCGCTTCGTTTTGCTGCTCGGCGTGGTACGAATCTGCTCGCGATTGGTTGCTTCATACCGATTGGCGTTTGATGCCCGCCAATGACTTCGTTGCGTCTGCCGCTGACGTTGCCGCAGCCATCGGCTGCGCCGATCGCATTTTCGTTCGCCCCGACAGCCCACTGAAACCGTTCAGCGGCCGCATCCTTGATGTCGCTTCGGTAACGCTCAAGGCGTTGGATCACGGCTTCTACTTTGACGACGATTCGTTGCCCATTGTTGCCGCACCGATACGCAACGTCGGTCGCGAATGGCGATTCGTTGTTGTCCGTCGCTCCGTCGTTGCTGGTTCCGCATACGATGCCCCAACTCGTTCGGCTGTCGCGGACCAACCTCAAAGCGATGTTTGGACCTTTGCGCAAACCGTTGCCAACGCGATTCCAGCTCCTGCTGACGCTTACGTCCTCGACGTTTGTGAATGTGACGGTGAATTGCGACTGCTCGAACTCAACCCGTTTGGCGGTGCTGACCTTTACGCCTGCGATGCCGTCAGTATTGTTCGTGCCGTCACGGGTGACCTCTCAAATGGCTGA
- a CDS encoding ABC transporter ATP-binding protein translates to MALVELRGVCKSFRKGDETITPLDEVDLDIEAGDFVSLMGPSGTGKSTLLNLVSGIDRPDAGTIRVAGTEVTKLSRGKLADWRAANLGYIFQTHNLIPVLTAYENVELPTLLLKMTSSQRRQRVELALEAVGLCDRADHYPRQLSGGQEQRVGIARAIVAHPKVVVADEPTGSLDTETSEQVQVLLQRLNKELDITLLMVTHDTDAAKIASRQLVLDRGKFREVGLDETSTVSNA, encoded by the coding sequence ATGGCATTGGTCGAACTGCGTGGCGTCTGCAAAAGTTTTCGCAAGGGTGATGAAACGATCACACCGCTGGACGAGGTTGACCTCGACATCGAGGCGGGCGACTTCGTCTCGCTGATGGGGCCAAGTGGTACCGGAAAAAGCACGCTGCTGAACTTGGTCAGCGGAATCGATCGCCCTGACGCCGGAACAATTCGCGTGGCTGGAACCGAGGTGACCAAGCTTTCTCGCGGCAAGTTGGCCGATTGGCGTGCTGCGAATTTGGGCTACATCTTTCAGACGCACAATTTGATTCCCGTTCTGACGGCTTATGAGAACGTGGAGTTGCCAACGTTGTTGCTGAAGATGACCAGCTCGCAACGCCGGCAACGCGTTGAACTGGCACTGGAAGCGGTGGGGCTGTGCGATCGAGCCGACCACTACCCTCGACAATTGTCTGGTGGACAAGAGCAACGTGTCGGGATCGCGCGAGCCATCGTGGCTCACCCCAAAGTCGTCGTGGCTGACGAACCTACCGGCAGTTTGGATACGGAAACCAGTGAACAGGTTCAGGTCCTGCTGCAGCGATTGAACAAGGAACTTGACATCACGCTGTTGATGGTCACCCACGACACGGACGCTGCCAAAATCGCATCGCGGCAGTTGGTGTTGGATCGTGGCAAGTTTCGTGAGGTTGGATTGGATGAGACTTCGACAGTTAGCAACGCGTGA
- a CDS encoding glycosyltransferase family 4 protein, translating to MKIGIIGHLKFPIAKPYAGGLEAFTHAYTNALVNRGHEVTLFASGDSDPQLPLTGITPNATIPESNARLGRMCHDWIESVEDEAYAALMLQLSTSDFDVIHNHSLSPIPLQFSHLLPTPLMTTLHAPVLPRMAVELRRRGPEACGQFINISNANADTWRSLLPEQSVIHNGIDTSFWVRCKEEKQRRAIWFGRILPDKGTHLALRAAHRAGIPLDVVGPISAQNYFSTEVQPLLRPEDAYHGHRTHEELCTLISQSAVTLVTPCWDEPFGLVVAESLACGTPVAAFNRGALPELIGKSTGRLAKPGSVRELAQAILGCMRLPGEICRRVAQEHYSFDRMMEQYESLYQSQSDWSFPNEVAA from the coding sequence ATGAAAATCGGCATCATAGGTCATCTCAAATTTCCCATCGCGAAACCATACGCAGGAGGTTTGGAAGCATTCACTCACGCGTACACAAACGCATTGGTGAACCGAGGTCACGAAGTCACATTGTTTGCTTCTGGCGACTCGGATCCGCAGTTGCCTCTCACAGGCATCACACCCAACGCAACCATTCCCGAATCCAATGCTCGACTCGGACGAATGTGTCATGATTGGATCGAAAGCGTTGAGGACGAAGCCTACGCGGCACTGATGCTGCAACTCAGCACGAGTGATTTTGATGTGATTCACAATCACTCGCTCAGTCCCATCCCTTTGCAGTTCTCACATCTGCTTCCAACACCTTTGATGACGACGCTGCATGCCCCCGTCTTGCCTCGTATGGCAGTGGAACTGCGTCGACGCGGCCCGGAAGCGTGCGGGCAATTCATTAACATCTCGAATGCAAACGCGGATACTTGGCGTTCGTTGCTACCCGAGCAATCGGTCATCCACAATGGAATCGACACTTCATTCTGGGTACGTTGCAAAGAAGAAAAGCAGCGGCGAGCCATTTGGTTTGGTCGCATTCTGCCGGACAAAGGAACGCACTTGGCGTTGCGAGCAGCACATCGCGCCGGCATTCCACTCGATGTCGTCGGCCCCATCTCGGCTCAAAACTACTTTAGCACGGAAGTCCAGCCACTGCTTCGTCCAGAAGACGCCTACCACGGACACCGCACCCACGAAGAACTGTGTACGTTGATCAGCCAATCAGCGGTGACACTCGTTACACCATGTTGGGACGAACCCTTCGGTTTGGTCGTCGCAGAATCGCTGGCATGCGGGACTCCCGTCGCAGCTTTCAATCGCGGTGCATTGCCGGAATTGATTGGCAAATCCACCGGACGATTGGCCAAACCAGGCAGTGTTCGCGAACTGGCTCAGGCTATTCTTGGATGCATGAGGCTGCCCGGTGAAATTTGTCGCCGAGTCGCCCAGGAACACTACAGCTTCGACCGGATGATGGAACAATACGAGTCGCTGTACCAAAGCCAATCCGACTGGAGCTTCCCGAATGAGGTTGCCGCGTGA
- a CDS encoding heavy-metal-associated domain-containing protein: MEELRIMFCWKRNGLSLAALAFLNSALLGPGPASAETLIKEKPAHQIVMTVGEMCGGCVKRITARFDSVDAVTKVVCSIEKKSVTLVPKDGVKLSPKGIWEIMESIGKTLKKMITPDGTFTSKPKR, translated from the coding sequence ATGGAAGAATTGAGAATCATGTTTTGTTGGAAACGGAATGGATTGAGTTTGGCCGCTTTGGCTTTTCTCAATTCCGCTTTGCTCGGTCCTGGACCCGCGTCAGCGGAAACGCTGATTAAGGAGAAACCGGCTCATCAAATCGTGATGACCGTGGGCGAGATGTGTGGCGGATGCGTCAAACGAATCACCGCTCGGTTTGATTCGGTGGATGCTGTCACCAAGGTCGTTTGCAGTATCGAAAAGAAGTCGGTGACCTTGGTTCCCAAGGACGGCGTGAAGCTGAGTCCCAAGGGAATCTGGGAGATCATGGAGAGCATTGGCAAAACGCTAAAGAAGATGATCACTCCCGACGGCACGTTCACGTCCAAACCAAAGCGTTGA
- a CDS encoding glycosyltransferase family 2 protein — translation MITSVLTIVRGRQAHLENQLKGLLQSEVTPHEWIIVGMNQEVSIPDCDRLPIRTSSVDHPTEPLPLAQARNHAAALCETEGMIFLDVDCIPSSGMIGKMTNALSDEDRLWMGRPRYLPAGAASGEWQTQNLQRLAVDHPLQPSFEGKDRLASDRYEMFWSLCFAITRSSFERIGGFDDSFDGYGGEDTDFSFSARKAGVPFGFLNAVAYHQHHSVCKPPLNHLQPIVQNAERFRNKWGIWPMESWLNAFAERELIEFDPTSSSIQIHRLPTQNEIEDATTLTPAGF, via the coding sequence ATGATCACCAGCGTGCTAACGATTGTTCGAGGCCGCCAGGCTCACCTCGAAAACCAACTGAAAGGCCTGTTGCAGTCAGAAGTCACACCGCACGAGTGGATCATCGTGGGGATGAACCAAGAGGTTTCTATCCCGGACTGTGATCGCCTTCCAATTCGCACCAGCAGCGTTGATCACCCGACGGAACCGTTGCCATTGGCTCAGGCTCGCAATCACGCCGCTGCTCTGTGCGAAACCGAAGGCATGATCTTTCTGGACGTGGACTGCATTCCGTCATCCGGCATGATTGGCAAAATGACGAATGCTTTGAGTGATGAGGATCGCCTTTGGATGGGACGTCCTCGTTACCTTCCCGCCGGTGCTGCCAGTGGAGAATGGCAAACCCAGAATTTACAGCGACTCGCAGTCGATCATCCGCTGCAACCTTCGTTCGAAGGAAAGGATCGCTTGGCCTCTGATCGTTACGAAATGTTTTGGTCACTTTGTTTCGCAATCACTCGTTCGTCGTTTGAAAGGATCGGTGGATTCGACGATTCTTTCGATGGCTACGGAGGCGAAGACACCGACTTCTCATTCTCAGCACGCAAGGCGGGAGTGCCATTCGGTTTCCTCAACGCAGTGGCCTATCACCAGCACCATTCGGTTTGCAAGCCGCCACTGAATCATCTTCAGCCGATCGTTCAAAACGCCGAGCGATTCCGAAACAAATGGGGAATCTGGCCGATGGAATCATGGCTGAATGCCTTCGCGGAACGCGAACTGATCGAATTCGATCCAACATCGAGCTCCATTCAAATTCATCGTTTGCCGACGCAAAACGAGATCGAAGACGCGACCACGTTGACACCCGCGGGCTTTTGA